GTGACCCGGAACACGGTCACCTGGTTATTCTCCACCTTGGCCTCGAATTCCTTTATCCATACAGACACGATGTTGCGGACCGACTTGGCCACTTCGGACACGGCCGTGCGCACCGCATCCTCAAAGCCCTTCTCCGATTGGGCGATGATCTCGATGGTCTTGACTACTGCCATGACTCACTCCTTAACGCCGTCGGTGTGAGGGTTATGATCCCGCCCGAAGCCATTCAATGCCGGATGAGAGGGCCGGGAAGGCGTTCCCCAGAGGTGTGATGAACAGGGAAGGCTGATCCCCGAACCTGCTGCAATACTTGAGGCGCCAGCATTCGCTCGTGCGCTCCCCGTTAAGGCAGTAGGCCTTGACCATGGCCTGGACGGAACGGCTCTTGTCCGAGCCAAAGGACTTATAGAAAGGGCATGTGCGTAGATAGGTGCATGTTCCCGCCACCGCTGTTGACTCCTCCTCCATATTTGATTGAATCCCAGGATCCGCCGAACCTGGACGGCCGAAGCCGCTCTGCATACACCAATCTATCTCTTTTCTAATGTTGGGCATTCAGCTTTTGTCTGATTTTCATGTCGGTGACAGTCCGACATGAACGCACGGCAAGCCCTGGGGACGGCTGGATAAGGCTATTGACCCTGTGCTGAAAAATGGGCACACACTCAGGCGAGGATCACCCTGTTTCAGCTAACGAAAACCTTCCCCAAGGAGGACAAAATGAAGGCCGGAGAACTGTACCAGACTGCTGATTGGAAGAACGAGAAGCATGTGCCCGTGATCGAATGCCCCGACAGCGTGGCCGCCGACCAGATGTTCGACGTGAAGGTGACCATCGGCAAGGAGATCTCCC
This genomic window from Desulfocurvibacter africanus subsp. africanus DSM 2603 contains:
- a CDS encoding dodecin family protein, which codes for MAVVKTIEIIAQSEKGFEDAVRTAVSEVAKSVRNIVSVWIKEFEAKVENNQVTVFRVTTKISFMVEK